A region from the Cellvibrio sp. PSBB006 genome encodes:
- a CDS encoding PIN domain-containing protein, whose protein sequence is MRKNYVLIDYENVQPSYMAALDADHFHVLVFVGASQTKVTYEVASALQEMGDKAEYIKISSNGSNALDFHIAFYIGKIAALEPDSYFHIISKDSGFDPLIQHLKSKKILASRVKSISEIPLIKISNSKSPSEKASAVMANLAQRGASKPRTLKTLSSTINSLFQKSLTEQEIAFIVEEMKSQKVISINEKKVVYI, encoded by the coding sequence TTGAGAAAAAATTACGTCTTGATAGATTATGAAAATGTACAGCCGAGTTATATGGCGGCTTTAGACGCTGATCACTTCCATGTTTTAGTATTTGTGGGAGCCAGTCAAACTAAAGTTACTTACGAGGTTGCATCCGCATTACAGGAAATGGGGGATAAAGCCGAATATATAAAAATCTCCAGCAATGGCAGTAACGCCCTGGACTTTCATATAGCGTTCTACATTGGGAAAATTGCAGCCCTAGAGCCGGATTCATATTTTCACATAATTTCAAAAGACTCAGGTTTTGATCCGCTTATCCAGCATTTAAAAAGCAAGAAAATCCTTGCATCCAGGGTAAAATCAATTTCCGAAATACCTTTAATTAAAATTTCCAATTCAAAGTCGCCCTCAGAAAAGGCTTCTGCCGTTATGGCTAATCTTGCACAACGAGGTGCATCAAAGCCCAGAACGTTAAAAACGCTCAGTAGTACTATAAACTCTCTGTTTCAAAAATCGTTAACAGAGCAAGAAATAGCTTTCATCGTTGAAGAAATGAAGTCGCAAAAAGTTATTTCTATAAACGAAAAAAAGGTGGTATACATTTAG